In Diadema setosum chromosome 19, eeDiaSeto1, whole genome shotgun sequence, a genomic segment contains:
- the LOC140242884 gene encoding NFX1-type zinc finger-containing protein 1-like produces MASSRHSQYLKTPDARDASSKKTIPSSEENITHNPLTEQELRQLLGAREKLPVELRARKIPLKQLLDKDDIPKDAFGSLIKVLAMACTSDGEDTAHVFTFVAKCKFLEVHVLQYIMSLRSRDILTECNTVILIAFLMRSFLRYDPSTRRTVLSIAKVLQDIAARKPNINDLRRQLDSLESHLAPQLTKSVSSNRCSLQCFPRSGEVVDCDPLVSVAVQGNHHVLDFIQIQQQLIRQEVVEPLRYQISEYHQLKRNIGVSRAMRECSIFSHVNVYKIITTHTARGVTIRVKFGSRPDDLSGFFTFGTLLCLTSNDFHDMIFASVAKRDESWVQKGFFELRLLREGDAVKILTTRDLTMLDAKIYAAEYHSIYEALEQIRGLQSCMAFQDYMISVSAAAIQKKHHKFLQGNLEARFDPGPLLKADSCAQGVKSTRRVVKLEDWPRLEQCEPDEYQMRAIQSALTKEVTVITGHPGTGKTYVCNKIVHMMVLKERQSHYAPDSDTRQRDLKLFICYSRATLDEFIQGILRFQTTGIIRCGEHTTDADLAKLGLEKQRENHKSEISACDSQYKVELGELGKRLDALRGNSRLLDTAILSVNTLQAVMTEEQRRCFPHAERGEILKWLLFDQIPDQDLRWLQSRAPPPQGRLPGDFWIEQMMSLDFNPDRENPSSPIAKHIAKHHREGKLSAKTPGGHRSLWNLVVRDRWALYHTWVATAQAKIRERIGHIYGQMESIRRKSQKAHDDVDLRVLQTASVVATTCSAAVKIHRVLMQLSPRIVIIEEAGEMLQAVTATIIPPQSQQLVLIGDKYPRINQYTHAKKLAEGNGCETSLLQHLMDSGYPVNTLAMQHRMSPSVSKLSRKLKACDDLKHAASVTKYLPVPGVTECVNFISHNNGSNPANHEASFLWGLFNYLLGSGFQERQISILTTFPAQFNLFRGKLGSQLETVDNFRGENDVILFLSNACERKSMQGRLSSDERLMTVLTAARRALFVIGNFDHLSKESVVWDRVISEARRLDLVHSGLRIVCPRHPKTTSVIASNLENFTQYQKTGCTLPCKSRLTCGHTCRELCHDHRNDARNVCKQQCDKVICINGHRCKERCGDRCQTICQELVEKELLCGHLQLVKCHLPVGNVICQDRCERLLACGHRCSGTCGQPCTDVCLAKTTKSNWPCNHTVEVRCCDGPSVCPWPCGAVLTCGHKCSGTCGRCRRGRLHIPCEQTCGRILVCGHACGERCSPECPPCSKPCENKCQHSHCMYPCGARCVPCRETCLWRCAHISCPKLCGQPCDRKPCNEPCRKLLPCGHPCIGLCGEKCPSKCRVCDEEEVTEIFFGSEDDDDARFVQLEDCGHLFEVNALDAWMQTAGSESASVQLKECPRCKAPIRNNVRYSNQIKRALADIERVKAKMRGNQMEIDGALRKLREKALDLRRQLVLGKSILTERDIDGLLEGDLLQTQLGRAVARRNRCNFLLALHKLYTSASQLRCSHEFLKRERTRVVQELFVLKGGVCGGDLDRFTEQQMHDIQQEMTRLELQIEACQTLGSNVPWLERNLEPKRIVGMFQAIVAKATPFTEEDAEIAEDLLERIKKSTGSAVLGISNSERVEIIKAVGLSKGHWYKCPKGHVYAIGECGGATQRTRCPECGASIGGEQHRLDEGNQVATEMDEARHAAWPTHAHDFEDPGPEFDYLQMDAADVQQQRALEIQMHLLRN; encoded by the exons ATGGCTTCGTCAAGGCACTCTCAGTACTTGAAAACTCCTGATGCCAGAGATGCATCATCGAAGAAGACGATACCATCGTCTGAAGAAAACATCACACACAATCCTCTCACTGAACAGGAATTGCGTCAGCTCCTTGGTGCACGAGAAAAGCTTCCTGTCGAGTTGCGCGCCAGGAAAATTCCGCTGAAACAACTTCTTGACAAAGATGACATTCCGAAAGATGCATTTGGGAGTCTCATTAAAGTTTTGGCGATGGCATGTACCTCGGACGGGGAAGACACTGCGCATGTTTTCACGTTCGTGGCGAAATGCAAGTTCCTTGAAGTCCATGTCCTTCAGTACATAATGAGCCTGAGAAGCCGAGACATTTTGACAGAGTGTAATACCGTCATCTTGATCGCATTCCTCATGAGGTCATTTCTTAGGTACGATCCAAGCACAAGACGCACTGTGTTGTCAATTGCGAAGGTGTTGCAGGATATTGCAGCGCGCAAGCCAAATATCAATGACCTCCGTCGTCAACTGGATTCTCTAGAAAGCCATCTGGCCCCTCAGCTCACTAAATCAGTATCCAGTAACAGGTGCAGCCTCCAATGTTTCCCAAGATCAGGAGAAGTAGTCGACTGCGATCCATTGGTATCTGTAGCAGTCCAAGGAAACCATCATGTGTTGGATTTCATACAGATTCAGCAGCAGCTAATTAGGCAGGAGGTCGTAGAGCCACTGCGCTATCAGATATCTGAGTACCACCAACTCAAGAGGAACATTGGAGTTAGCCGTGCTATGAGGGAATGTTCCATATTTTCCCATGTGAACGTCTACAAAATCATCACCACCCATACGGCACGCGGTGTGACAATCAGGGTAAAGTTTGGATCAAGGCCAGACGATCTTTCAGGATTTTTTACCTTTGGAACTCTTTTGTGTCTCACTTCCAATGATTTTCATGACATGATTTTTGCTTCTGTGGCAAAACGAGACGAATCATGGGTCCAAAAAGGCTTCTTTGAACTACGACTTCTTCGCGAAGGTGACgctgtcaaaattttgacaacGAGAGATTTAACCATGCTGGATGCCAAAATCTATGCTGCAGAGTATCACTCAATCTATGAGGCATTGGAGCAAATTCGTGGACTCCAATCTTGCATGGCATTCCAAGACTACATGATTTCTGTCTCCGCTGCCGCAATTCAAAAGAAGCATCACAAGTTCCTGCAGGGAAACCTGGAAGCAAGGTTCGATCCTGGACCCCTACTCAAGGCTGATTCGTGTGCACAGGGTGTAAAGTCAACAAGACGTGTGGTGAAACTGGAGGACTGGCCGAGGTTGGAGCAGTGTGAACCTGACGAGTACCAAATGAGAGCTATTCAATCAGCGCTTACCAAGGAGGTCACCGTCATCACTGGGCATCCCGGCACAGGCAAAACGTACGTTTGCAATAAGATCGTCCACATGATGGTTCTTAAAGAGCGCCAGTCACACTACGCACCTGACTCTGACACTCGCCAGCGTGACctgaaactcttcatatgttatTCCCGAGCGACTCTTGATGAATTCATACAAGGAATTTTACGCTTTCAAACAACAGGCATCATCCGTTGTGGGGAGCACACTACCGATGCCGACCTAGCAAAGCTTGGTCTGGAAAAACAGCGGGAGAATCACAAGTCCGAAATTTCAGCCTGTGACAGCCAATACAAGGTTGAGCTCGGTGAACTAGGTAAGCGCCTAGATGCTCTGCGCGGGAATTCCCGCTTACTTGACACAGCTATACTGTCTGTAAACACACTGCAGGCTGTCATGACAGAAGAACAGCGCCGGTGTTTCCCGCATGCTGAGCGTGGGGAAATACTTAAGTGGCTCCTTTTTGACCAAATTCCAGACCAGGATCTTCGCTGGCTACAGAGTAGGGCACCTCCTCCCCAAGGACGACTTCCCGGAGATTTTTGGATAGAACAGATGATGTCGCTTGATTTCAACCCAGACAGGGAAAATCCTTCGTCACCTATTGCCAAACACATTGCAAAACACCACCGAGAGGGCAAACTTTCCGCCAAAACACCAGGAGGACACAGATCGTTGTGGAACCTTGTGGTACGTGATCGCTGGGCCCTGTACCACACCTGGGTTGCTACAGCACAGGCAAAAATCAGAGAAAGAATTGGACATATCTATGGGCAGATGGAGAGCATTCGACGTAAGTCACAGAAAGCACATGATGACGTAGATCTGAGAGTATTGCAAACGGCGTCCGTGGTAGCTACGACTTGCTCCGCAGCAGTCAAAATACATCGCGTTCTTATGCAACTCTCTCCAAGGATCGTGATCATAGAGGAGGCTGGAGAGATGCTACAGGCTGTCACAGCAACCATCATCCCTCCTCAATCCCAGCAACTCGTCTTAATCGGTGATAAGTACCCGAGGATTAACCAGTACACCCACGCGAAGAAGCTTGCAGAGGGAAATGGTTGCGAAACATCACTCCTTCAGCATCTCATGGACAGTGGATACCCAGTAAACACGCTAGCGATGCAACACCGCATGAGTCCGTCAGTTTCTAAGCTCAGCAGGAAATTGAAAGCGTGTGATGATCTCAAACACGCTGCCTCAGTTACGAAGTACCTGCCGGTTCCTGGCGTTACGGAGTGCGTGAACTTCATCTCGCATAACAACGGTTCAAATCCTGCCAACCACGAAGCGTCTTTCCTCTGGGGTCTATTCAATTATCTGTTAGGAAGTGGTTTCCAGGAGCGACAAATCTCGATTCTCACAACGTTTCCTGCGCAGTTCAACCTGTTCAGAGGAAAGTTGGGTAGCCAGTTGGAAACAGTTGACAACTTTCGAGGAGAGAACGACGTTATCCTCTTCCTTTCGAATGCTTGCGAGAGAAAGAGCATGCAAGGTCGTTTAAGCAGCGATGAACGCCTCATGACAGTTTTGACAGCAGCTCGCAGAGCACTGTTCGTCATCGGTAACTTTGATCACTTGAGTAAAGAAAGTGTGGTGTGGGATCGCGTCATCTCGGAGGCACGCCGACTTGACCTTGTTCACAGTGGCCTTAGAATCGTATGCCCTCGGCATCCCAAAACAACGTCAGTGATTGCATCAAATCTCGAAAACTTCACTCAGTATCAAAAGACAGGCTGCACACTCCCTTGTAAATCGCGCCTGACGTGTGGACACACGTGCAGAGAACTATGTCATGATCACCGTAATGATGCCCGGAATGTCTGCAAGCAACAATGTGACAAGGTGATATGCATTAATGGTCACAGGTGCAAAGAGAGATGTGGCGATAGGTGCCAAACAATTTGTCAAGAGCTAGTAGAAAAAGAGCTCCTATGCGGACATTTACAACTTGTTAAGTGTCATTTGCCAGTAGGAAATGTTATTTGTCAGGATCGGTGTGAACGGCTGCTTGCTTGTGGTCACCGGTGTTCCGGCACATGTGGCCAGCCCTGCACTGATGTGTGTTTGGCGAAAACAACGAAATCTAACTGGCCGTGCAATCACACTGTAGAAGTTAGGTGCTGTGATGGACCCAGCGTATGCCCTTGGCCGTGTGGCGCAGTGTTGACTTGTGGTCACAAATGCTCCGGAACCTGTGGCCGATGCCGTCGCGGCAGGCTCCATATTCCGTGCGAGCAAACCTGTGGTCGAATTCTTGTTTGCGGGCATGCCTGCGGAGAGAGGTGCTCGCCGGAGTGTCCGCCATGTTCGAAGCCCTGCGAAAACAAATGCCAGCATAGCCACTGCATGTACCCTTGTGGCGCCAGGTGTGTGCCTTGCCGAGAAACCTGTCTGTGGCGCTGCGCTCACATTTCGTGTCCTAAGTTGTGCGGGCAGCCCTGTGATCGTAAACCGTGTAACGAGCCGTGCAGGAAACTTCTGCCCTGTGGACATCCCTGCATTGGCCTGTGTGGTGAGAAGTGCCCCAGCAAGTGTCGTGTCTGTGACGAGGAAGAGGTGACTGAAATCTTCTTTGGCAgtgaagatgatgacgatgcaAG GTTTGTCCAGCTGGAAGACTGTGGACACCTGTTTGAGGTCAACGCCCTGGATGCGTGGATGCAAACGGCTGGTTCTGAGTCTGCGTCAGTTCAG TTGAAGGAGTGTCCCCGCTGCAAGGCACCGATCCGGAACAACGTGAGATACAGCAACCAGATAAAGAGGGCGCTGGCAGATATCGAAAGGGTGAAGGCTAAGATGCGAGGCAACCAGATGGAGATTGACGGCGCGCTCCGGAAGCTGAGAGAGAAAGCACTGGATCTCCGCCGCCAATTAGTCTTGGGAAAATCCATCCTCACCGAACGTGATATCGATGGTTTGCTCGAAGGCGATCTGCTACAGACACAGTTGGGCCGAGCCGTCGCCAGGAGGAATCGATGCAACTTCCTTTTGGCCCTTCATAAGCTGTATACGTCGGCGTCTCAGCTGCGCTGCAGTCATGAGTTTCTGAAGAGAGAGCGCACCCGCGTAGTTCAGGAATTGTTCGTTCTGAAGGGAGGCGTCTGTGGCGGCGACTTGGACCGATTCACTGAACAGCAGATGCATGATATACAACAGGAGATGACTCGTCTGGAGCTGCAAATTGAAGCTTGCCAGACTCTGGGCTCCAACGTCCCCTGGCTGGAACGCAATCTCGAGCCAAAAAGAATCGTAGGAATGTTTCAGGCAATCGTTGCCAAGGCGACGCCGTTCACGGAAGAAGATGCAGAGATTGCCGAAGATTTGCTCGAGCGCATCAAGAAATCAACCGGGAGTGCCGTTCTTGGCATCAGCAACAGTGAGAGGGTGGAGATCATCAAGGCCGTCGGGCTCAGCAAAGGTCACTGGTACAAGTGTCCCAAGGGTCATGTCTACGCCATCGGAGAGTGCGGCGGTGCCACACAGCGCACTAGGTGTCCCGAATGTGGGGCAAGCATCGGCGGAGAGCAGCATCGCTTGGACGAAGGAAACCAGGTGGCCACCGAGATGGACGAGGCTCGCCACGCCGCCTGGCCGACTCACGCTCACGATTTCGAAGATCCCGGCCCTGAATTCGATTATCTCCAAATGGACGCTGCGGACGTGCAGCAGCAGCGCGCGCTGGAAATACAAATGCATTTACTTCGAAACTAA